A genomic region of bacterium contains the following coding sequences:
- a CDS encoding ubiquinol-cytochrome c reductase iron-sulfur subunit: protein MTSCRSTWHRSFLTFLISLVALPALAEGELPQTATTVSNIANLGALLACGLFAYAGFLTVRFLLRNFQEFRKAKQAHGHGEGPGMGSIFQTGLLWVGTLFAVVGAGSLFFALLSADAGLKMTSFKVIVEGVSYLAVAIMGLGLLYLAVLSVAALVPKREKHEEASEAPVESIPLNPEFTRRSFLSLLGWAWVAFVAATMGALTTMLRFAFPNVTFEPPLKFKAGFPDTFNMGVDERHKNDHKVWIVRNDQGFYALSTICTHLGCTPNWLQAEQKFKCPCHGSGYYITGVNFEGPAPRPLPRFNIVLADDGQIQIDESIQYQQELGQWGLPGSFLNYKA, encoded by the coding sequence ATGACCTCTTGTCGGTCCACTTGGCACCGTTCTTTCCTGACCTTTCTCATCTCCCTCGTGGCCCTTCCGGCCCTTGCGGAGGGGGAACTTCCCCAAACCGCCACCACCGTTTCCAACATCGCCAACTTGGGGGCCCTCCTGGCCTGTGGTCTTTTCGCTTACGCGGGGTTCCTGACCGTCCGGTTCCTCTTGCGCAATTTCCAGGAGTTCCGCAAGGCCAAGCAAGCGCATGGTCATGGGGAAGGGCCCGGGATGGGTTCCATCTTCCAGACCGGTCTTCTTTGGGTCGGGACCCTTTTCGCGGTGGTCGGGGCGGGTTCCCTCTTCTTCGCCCTCCTTTCGGCGGATGCGGGACTGAAAATGACGTCCTTCAAGGTCATCGTGGAAGGTGTGAGTTACCTGGCCGTCGCGATCATGGGTTTAGGGCTCCTTTATTTGGCCGTCCTTTCCGTCGCCGCCTTGGTGCCCAAACGGGAAAAACACGAGGAGGCTTCCGAAGCCCCCGTCGAGAGCATTCCCCTCAATCCCGAATTCACCCGCCGCTCGTTCCTTTCCTTGTTGGGTTGGGCCTGGGTGGCCTTCGTGGCCGCCACCATGGGTGCCTTGACGACCATGCTGCGTTTCGCCTTCCCGAACGTGACGTTCGAGCCGCCCCTCAAGTTCAAGGCGGGGTTCCCGGACACCTTCAATATGGGAGTGGATGAACGCCATAAGAACGACCACAAGGTCTGGATCGTCCGGAACGACCAGGGGTTCTACGCCTTGTCCACCATCTGCACCCACTTGGGCTGCACGCCGAATTGGCTCCAAGCCGAGCAGAAGTTCAAGTGCCCCTGCCACGGTTCCGGCTACTACATCACCGGCGTCAATTTCGAGGGGCCCGCGCCCCGGCCTTTGCCGAGGTTCAACATCGTCCTGGCCGATGATGGCCAGATCCAGATCGACGAGAGCATCCAGTATCAACAGGAATTGGGCCAGTGGGGCCTGCCGGGTTCTTTCCTTAATTACAAAGCGTGA